A region from the Neurospora crassa OR74A linkage group V, whole genome shotgun sequence genome encodes:
- a CDS encoding histone acetyltransferase complex component Epl1, translated as MATRKVRYKKLSVKTQLAVLREDQIEASEYESLTSENQIATGVEQAEENEYHLQAVLKGAGVAADQEIPVPPPQQSELDYDQFYPQKVAKTSTYIRFSQTVEECISCLYDMTEDDETFLKSYNMKLTPSARLSEDDFERIMDVYEDMAANITPFSAIDQTVPSYQEMLRGLEPLDSTKVMVHAKQIYEYWKSRREISKNRPLNPTLKFETHAESDELDPYVCFRRREIRQTRKTRARDVQSADKLKRLRKELEEGRQLILAAHNRELLKADMLKVERAIFDQRAIIKEQKLRLGIRTGDEDLVNQKPQKRKAPEAPSAQRPPPPPQIRMPVRPDGRPAESDLVQLSDRLAEKNAELIIEIEKKIQNHIDWNKNYVDLTGKPLSPVQGPRQDLGFRPAKTQYLMTPPASASSGSMDEPTPMDLDKPKPNPPPPVKFRGVAQDEQSLAHPPSYRRRIGRLNRLWIDRRGLPSPARDLSEEQSDRWKYDQSSDDEDDAPVYMLDPFDTKALRYRASIPLQTVTRPPPPVINRQFIPPGAVPQQLAQSSFAPGQPQPQSQPQPNQSQSLPLPQPQQPVAQPQPQPQPQAQPVS; from the exons ATGGCGACCCGCAAGGTTCGGTACAAGAAACTGAGTGTCAAAACACAACTTGCGGTGCTCAGGGAGGATCAAATTGAAGCCTCTGAGTATGAATCACTCACTTCCGAAAACCAAATAGCCACCGGTGTCGAACAGGCCGAGGAAAAT GAATACCATCTTCAAGCTGTGCTCAAGGGGGCAGGAGTCGCCGCCGACCAGGAGATTCCTGTCCCCCCTCCACAGCAGAGTGAACTGGATTACGACCAGTTCTACCCTCAAAAGGTGGCCAAGACATCCACGTATATCCGTTTTTCCCAAACGGTAGAAGAATGCATCAGTTGCTTGTATGACATGACCGAGGACGATGAGACGTTCCTCAAGTCCTACAACATGAAACTGACCCCGTCTGCTCGTCTCTCCGAAGATGATTTCGAGAGGATCATGGACGTGTATGAGGACATGGCGGCGAACATAACGCCGTTCTCGGCCATAGACCAGACAGTGCCGTCGTATCAGGAGATGTTGCGAGGACTGGAGCCATTAGACAGCACAAAAGTCATGGTTCATGCCAAGCAGATATATGAGTACTGGAAGTCGCGCCGCGAAATCAGCAAAAACCGACCGCTCAACCCTACACTGAAATTCGAGACACATGCGGAAAGCGACGAGCTTGATCCCTACGTCTGCTTTCGCCGAAGAGAGATTCGTCAAACTCGCAAAACGAGGGCAAGAGATGTCCAGAGTGCGGACAAACTCAAGCGGCTGCggaaggagctggaggaaggTCGTCAACTCATCCTGGCAGCCCACAACCGGGAATTGCTCAAGGCAGATATGCTCAAGGTAGAGCGAGCCATCTTCGATCAACGagccatcatcaaggagCAAAAACTCCGACTCGGCATCAGGACGGGCGACGAGGATCTAGTAAACCAAAAG CCGCAAAAGAGGAAGGCTCCGGAGGCACCCTCAGCTCAAAGaccccctccaccccccCAGATCCGTATGCCTGTGCGCCCCGATGGCCGTCCCGCAGAGTCAGATCTTGTCCAACTCTCAGATCGCCTTGCCGAGAAGAATGCGGAGCTCATCATCGAGATCGAGAAGAAGATTCAGAACCACATCGACTGGAACAAGAACTATGTCGACCTCACTGGCAAGCCGCTGTCTCCCGTTCAGGGCCCAAGACAAGATTTGGGCTTCAGACCTGCCAAGACGCAGTATCTCATGACGCCACCAGCGTCTGCATCCTCAGGATCCATGGATGAGCCCACCCCGATGGATCTTGATAAGCCCAAAcccaacccaccaccaccagtaaAATTCAGGGGCGTTGCCCAGGACGAACAATCATTGGCGCATCCACCCTCATATCGTCGTCGTATCGGCCGGTTGAACAGGTTGTGGATCGACCGTCGTGGTTTACCTAGTCCAGCCCGAGACCTCAGTGAAGAACAGTCCGATCGCTGGAAGTATGATCAGTCCtctgatgacgaggacgacgcgCCGGTGTATATGCTGGACCCCTTTGATACAAAGGCATTGAGGTACCGTGCTTCAATACCACTCCAGACGGTCACAAGACCTCCCCCACCGGTTATCAACCGGCAGTTCATCCCTCCGGGCGCCGTCCCACAACAACTTGCCCAATCTTCTTTTGCTCCGGGACAACCACAACCGCAATCACAACCTCAACCAAATCAATCACAATCTCTCCCTCTAcctcaaccacaacaaccagtAGCACAGCCACAGCCGCAACCGCAGCCCCAGGCTCAACCGGTGTCATAA
- a CDS encoding O-sialoglycoprotein endopeptidase, variant: MPDAKGRRIALGCEGSANKLGIGIIAHDPITGEALVLSNVRDTFVSPPGTGFLPKDTARHHRAYFVRVAKKALALSGVSISEIDCICYTKGPGMGGPLTSVAVGARTLALLWGKELVGVNHCVGHIEMGRAITGASNPVVLYVSGGNTQVIAYAEQRYRIFGETLDIAVGNCLDRFARTLEISNDPAPGYNIEQLAKQGGRVLLDLPYAVKGMDCSFSGILGRADDLAAQMKAGEPGPDGEPFTPADLCFSLQETVFAMLVEITERAMAHVGSNQVLIVGGVGCNERLQEMMGAMAAERGGSVYATDERFCIDNGIMIAHAGLLAYETGFRTPLDESTCTQRFRTDEVFVKWRD, translated from the coding sequence ATGCCCGACGCCAAAGGCCGCCGCATCGCTCTCGGATGCGAAGGCTCCGCCAACAAGCTCGGCATCGGCATCATTGCGCACGACCCCATCACCGGCGAAGCCCTTGTCCTGTCCAACGTGCGCGACACCTTCGTCTCTCCTCCCGGCACCGGTTTCCTTCCCAAGGACACAGCCCGACACCACCGTGCCTACTTTGTGCGTGTAGCCAAGAAGGCGCTCGCCTTGTCGGGGGTCTCCATCTCGGAAATCGACTGCATCTGCTACACCAAGGGGCCCGGGATGGGCGGGCCCCTAACGTCGGTGGCCGTGGGCGCCCGCACACTCGCGCTGCTGTGGGGTAAAGAATTGGTGGGCGTGAACCACTGTGTCGGGCATATCGAGATGGGGCGGGCGATAACGGGGGCGTCGAACCCGGTGGTGCTGTACGTGAGCGGGGGTAATACGCAGGTGATTGCGTACGCGGAGCAGCGGTACCGTATCTTTGGCGAGACGCTGGATATTGCAGTGGGTAATTGCCTGGACCGGTTCGCGCGCACGCTGGAGATCAGCAACGACCCGGCGCCCGGGTACAATATTGAGCAGCTGGCCAAGCAAGGTGGGCGAGTCTTGTTGGACTTGCCGTATGCGGTCAAGGGAATGGATTGCTCGTTCAGCGGAATCCTGGGGCGGGCAGATGACTTGGCGGCGCAGATGAAGGCGGGCGAGCCGGGCCCCGACGGCGAACCGTTTACACCCGCAGATCTGTGCTTCAGCTTGCAGGAAACGGTATTTGCCATGCTTGTCGAGATCACCGAGCGGGCTATGGCGCACGTCGGTAGCAACCAGGTTCTTATTGTTGGCGGTGTCGGTTGCAACGAGCGGCTACAGGAGATGATGGGCGCGATGGCAGCGGAGCGAGGCGGAAGTGTCTACGCCACCGACGAGCGGTTCTGCATCGACAACGGCATCATGATTGCTCATGCTGGTCTATTGGCCTACGAGACGGGCTTCCGGACGCCGCTTGATGAAAGCACATGTACACAACGCTTCAGAACCGACGAAGTCTTCGTCAAGTGGAGGGACTAA
- a CDS encoding Snf1 kinase complex beta-subunit Gal83 — translation MGNNPSTSRDSKTPNPQSSSSSSQSQSQHQSLASIQNDSARAVKRDTKHPIPVPNQRVAAPPEPSLTQAQGTAVQPPSTTARPKSLHSRMPPSQSGSPGSSVPTSSATPTKPVEVRQLRPEDSHEPAKPVAVPTPCHASSCSPRSPVRSPLSERSDAFETAAMQLSSLQDVSYLTRPPRLPLPIEEEVHTPGSPIIAPTDIGVPLEDADTFTALTRRSSNLSNSSTLDEEDTEELRVDKTRPTVPTRLEWLRGGEKVYVTGTIFQWNRKTRLHPVEGRPGVFAAIINILPGTHHVRFLVDGQMQTSPDLPTTVDFGNNLVNYIEVSPDDVGRTAAQAAAASAAKDSQQPTEPKTSASETEESKAPRDRPVPPAELFENKIPQYLLDFDAPEESPPYLSAVNAIEKLPTPPALPGFLGKPILNAATLIKDDNSVLNMPNHTVLNHLATSSIKNNILAVSATTRYKNKYVTTIMYKPTTTEGI, via the exons ATGGGGAAcaacccctccacctccagaGACTCCAAGACCCCGAATCcgcaatcctcctcctcctcctctcaatCGCAGTCTCAGCACCAGTCGCTGGCTTCCATCCAAAATGACTCTGCCAGAGCAGTGAAGCGCGATACCAAGCACCCTATACCGGTCCCAAATCAGCGAGTCGCTGCCCCTCCTGAGCCCTCCTTGACCCAGGCCCAGGGCACCGCCGTCCAGCCGCCCTCAACCACCGCTCGTCCCAAGTCGCTGCACTCGCGAATGCCACCTTCTCAGAGCGGCTCGCCGGGCTCGTCGGTGCCTACCAGCTCTGCCACCCCCACCAAACCTGTCGAAGTAAGACAGCTGAGACCCGAAGACAGTCATGAGCCCGCGAAACCTGTAGCCGTGCCCACACCCTGCCACGCCTCGTCGTGCTCACCTAGGTCGCCGGTGCGATCACCGCTATCAGAGAGATCGGATGCCTTTGAGACTGCGGCTATGCAGCTGAGCAGTCTGCAAGATGTCTCGTACCTGACCAGGCCGCCGCGACTACCTCTGCCGATCGAGGAAGAGGTCCACACACCCGGATCGCCTATCATTGCCCCGACCGACATTGGGGTCCCACTCGAGGATGCCGACACTTTCACCGCGCTCACCAGACGCTCTTCCAACTTGAGTAACAGCTCAACTCTGGACGAAGAAGACACGGAGGAGCTACGGGTGGACAAGACTAGACCGACTGTCCCCACCAGGCTCGAATGGCTCCGTGGCGGCGAGAAGGTTTACGTGACAGGCACCATCTTCCAATGGAACAGGAAGACACGATTACACCCGGT TGAGGGCCGACCGGGTGTATTCGCTGCTATTATCAATATCCTGCCGGGCACACATCACGTTCGCTTTCTGGTTGACGGGCAAATGCAGACCTCGCCAGACTTGCCGACCACGGTAGACTTTGGCAACAACCTGGTCAACTACATCGAGGTCAGCCCTGATGATGTGGGGCGCACCGCTGCCCAGGCAGCTGCTGCAAGCGCCGCCAAGGATTCCCAGCAACCTACGGAGCCCAAAACCTCCGCGTCCGAGACGGAGGAAAGCAAGGCACCTAGGGACCGACCTGTCCCTCCGGCGGAGCTGTTCGAGAACAAGATCCCGCAATATCTACTCGACTTCGACGCACCCGAGGAAAGTCCACCTTACCTGAGTGCTGTCAACGCCATCGAGAAACTCCCAACGCCGCCTGCGCTTCCTGGCTTCCTCGGCAAGCCCATCCTCAACGCGGCCACCTTGATCAAGGATGACAACAGCGTTCTGAACATGCCCAACCATACCGTTCTTAACCATCTAGCTACTAGCagtattaagaataatattctgGCTGTGTCGGCCACGACGAGATACAAGAACAAG TATGTGACGACAATCATGTACAAGCCAACAACGACAGAGGGCATCTGA
- a CDS encoding transcription elongation factor spt-4, whose translation MSENYVAPGQQRYLRACMVCSIVMTYARFRDEGCPNCEDFLHLQGSPDQIDSCTSQVFEGIITIANPQKSWVAKWQRLDGYVKGVYATKVSGQLPDDVRTTLEDDGIQYIPRDGSATEAD comes from the exons ATGTCGGAGAACTACGTTGCCCCCGGCCAGCAGCGCTACCTTCGTGCCTGCATGGTCTGCTCTATCGTCATGACCTATGCT CGCTTCCGTGACGAAGGATGCCCCAACTGCGAAGacttcctccatctccaggGCTCGCCGGATCAGATCGACAGCTGCACGTCGCAAGTCTTTGAAGGAATCATCACCATTGCCAACCCGCAGAAGTCGTGGGTGGCGAAGTGGCAGAGGCTGGACGGTTATGTGAAGGGTGTATACGCGACCAAGGTGTCGGGCCAGTTGCCGGATGACGTGCGCACCACGTTGGAGGATGACGGCATTCAGTATATCCC GCGCGATGGCAGTGCGACGGAAGCGGACTAG
- a CDS encoding APF1 yields the protein MPKAEVGSAKYLANKMKSRGLNRLRWYCQLCEKSCRDENGYKMHCQSPSHTAKALEAGANFKGVQDTFSDQFLKDFIAQLKTSHGEKEIHINKFYQEVIARKDHVHLNATKWHSLTEFAKFLGREGLCRVEEKEGEGLFVAWIDDSPEAMERREKVRRKEMMDKGDEEREQRALREQIKRAQKDAEARGVSFDAEEEERKELKRREGEKIKLSFGKSATTKKEEPGSGSGEGEKGSTSAAAMPTPGAGDGSVPPAAEEKKDTVTPPSTITKTTTDGVSSEQAKVEASSKGEEATAKTTAEESKPAVDSTAGPAGPAAAAAPATKPVSMKFGMKPQPKNVFKNAFAGAPKKVMAAPPKKMSEAERIMKEELERKRAREEKGGNFPNKKPRFQF from the coding sequence ATGCCCAAAGCAGAAGTCGGCTCCGCCAAATATCTGGCCAACAAGATGAAATCCCGCGGCCTCAACCGGCTGCGCTGGTACTGCCAACTGTGCGAGAAATCCTGCCGCGACGAGAACGGGTACAAGATGCACTGCCAGTCGCCCTCGCACACGGCCAAAGCGCTCGAGGCGGGCGCCAACTTCAAGGGCGTGCAAGACACCTTTTCCGACCAGTTCCTCAAGGATTTCATCGCGCAGCTGAAGACCAGCCATGGCGAGAAGGAGATCCACATCAATAAATTTTACCAGGAGGTGATTGCGCGCAAGGACCACGTGCATCTCAACGCGACCAAGTGGCATTCCCTCACAGAGTTTGCAAAGTTTTTGGGCAGGGAAGGGTTGTGTagggtggaggagaaggagggggaggggttgTTTGTGGCGTGGATTGATGATTCTCCCGAGgcgatggagaggagggagaaggtcaggaggaaggagatgatggataagggggatgaggagagggagcAAAGGGCTTTGAGGGAGCAAATTAAGAGAGCGCAAAAGGATGCCGAGGCGAGGGGGGTTAGCTTTgatgcggaggaggaggagaggaaggagttgaagaggagggagggggagaagaTTAAGTTGAGTTTTGGAAAATCGGCCACaacaaagaaagaggagcCCGGGTCGGGGTCGGGTGAGGGTGAGAAGGGTTCGacatcggcggcggcaatgCCAACACCGGGTGCTGGGGACGGATCGGTTCCTCCTGctgcggaggagaagaaggataccGTGACGCCACCTTCGACAAtaacgaagacgacgacggacGGTGTAAGCTCTGAGCAAGCAAAGGTGGAAGCAAGTTCAAAGGGCGAAGAGGCCACTGCCAAGACGACGGCAGAGGAAAGCAAACCCGCGGTTGACTCGACTGCTGGTCCTGCTggtcctgctgctgccgctgctccCGCCACGAAGCCGGTATCTATGAAGTTCGGCATGAAGCCCCAACCGAAGAACGTCTTCAAGAATGCGTTTGCTGGGGCTCCCAAGAAGGTTATGGCTGCTCCGCCCAAGAAGATGAGCGAGGCCGAGAGGATAatgaaggaggagttggagcgCAAGAGGGCTCGCGAGGAGAAGGGTGGGAACTTTCCCAACAAGAAGCCACGCTTCCAGTTTTAA